One Rhizobiales bacterium GAS188 DNA window includes the following coding sequences:
- a CDS encoding flagellar biosynthetic protein FliR → MTSIGSTTILTTFVLFCRIGGCLMLMPGFSSDRVPVQARLFLAFAVTLTLAPILLAKVEPSLPDDSPVTIARVVLSESLIGVVIGLLGRFFFLALETMGTASAMAIGLGNALAAGIENSDFTPPLVSFITLAATMLFFATDQHWEVLRGLADSYTALPVADGFTAQSGLIQLADIVAKTFNLTLRISSPFIIFGIVINLAIGLANKLTPQIPVYFISMPFVVAGGLFLFYFVSKQFFQLFMAGFAAWLATG, encoded by the coding sequence GTGACGTCGATCGGGTCGACCACCATCCTGACGACCTTCGTGCTGTTCTGCCGCATCGGCGGTTGCCTGATGCTGATGCCGGGCTTCTCCAGCGACCGCGTGCCCGTGCAGGCCCGGCTGTTCCTGGCGTTTGCCGTGACCTTGACGTTGGCGCCGATCCTCCTCGCCAAGGTCGAGCCCAGCCTGCCCGACGACTCGCCGGTCACCATCGCGCGCGTCGTGCTCTCCGAGAGCTTGATCGGGGTCGTGATCGGCCTCCTCGGCCGCTTCTTCTTCCTGGCGCTCGAGACCATGGGGACCGCGAGCGCGATGGCGATCGGGCTCGGCAATGCGCTCGCCGCCGGGATCGAGAACTCGGACTTCACGCCGCCGCTCGTCTCCTTCATCACGCTCGCCGCCACCATGCTGTTCTTCGCCACCGACCAGCATTGGGAAGTGCTGCGCGGGCTCGCCGATTCCTATACGGCCTTGCCGGTCGCCGACGGCTTTACCGCGCAATCAGGTCTCATCCAGCTTGCCGATATCGTGGCGAAGACCTTCAACCTGACCTTGCGGATCTCGAGCCCCTTCATCATTTTCGGCATCGTCATCAACCTGGCGATCGGCCTCGCCAACAAGCTGACGCCGCAAATCCCCGTCTATTTCATCTCGATGCCGTTTGTCGTCGCGGGCGGTCTCTTCCTGTTCTATTTCGTCAGCAAGCAATTCTTCCAATTGTTCATGGCGGGCTTCGCCGCCTGGCTGGCGACGGGTTAG
- a CDS encoding 4-hydroxy-3-methylbut-2-enyl diphosphate reductase, producing the protein MTAAERPRLDILLCAPRGFCAGVVRAIDAVEQALSLYGPPVYVRHEIVHNRFVVESLKRKGAIFVDDLSEIPPTSAPVIFSAHGVPKSVPEEAAGRALFAIDATCPLVTKVHREAEVHHKRGRGIVLIGHAGHPEVVGTMGQLPKGAITLVETLADVERVAPADPQNLAYVTQTTLSVDDTAEIVAALKRRFPGIAGPHKEDICYATTNRQEAVKRVAPMVDALLVVGSSNSSNSQRLREVAERAGCKIARLVLRADDIDWREFADVKRLGITAGASAPEILVDEIIQAFAERHDVKVETLSAVDESVFFPLPRALRDDAAA; encoded by the coding sequence ATGACTGCCGCCGAACGGCCCCGCCTTGATATCCTGCTTTGCGCGCCCCGCGGCTTCTGCGCCGGCGTGGTGCGGGCGATCGATGCCGTCGAGCAGGCGCTGTCGCTTTATGGACCGCCGGTCTATGTGCGCCATGAGATCGTGCATAATCGCTTCGTGGTCGAGAGCTTGAAGCGCAAAGGGGCGATCTTCGTCGACGATCTCTCCGAGATCCCGCCGACCTCGGCGCCGGTGATCTTCTCGGCGCATGGCGTGCCGAAATCCGTGCCGGAGGAGGCCGCGGGTCGGGCCCTGTTCGCCATCGATGCCACCTGCCCCCTGGTCACCAAGGTGCATCGCGAAGCCGAGGTTCATCACAAGCGCGGCCGCGGCATCGTCCTGATCGGTCATGCGGGGCATCCGGAAGTGGTCGGCACGATGGGGCAATTGCCGAAAGGCGCCATCACGCTGGTCGAGACCCTGGCCGATGTCGAGCGCGTCGCCCCCGCCGACCCGCAGAACCTCGCTTATGTGACGCAGACGACGCTCTCGGTCGACGATACGGCAGAGATCGTCGCGGCCCTCAAGCGTCGCTTTCCCGGGATCGCCGGCCCGCATAAGGAAGATATCTGCTACGCCACCACCAATCGCCAGGAAGCCGTGAAGCGCGTCGCCCCGATGGTGGATGCACTCCTCGTGGTCGGCTCGTCCAATTCCTCGAATTCGCAGCGGCTGCGCGAAGTCGCCGAGCGCGCCGGGTGCAAGATCGCGAGGCTGGTGCTGCGCGCCGACGATATCGACTGGCGCGAATTCGCCGACGTCAAGAGGCTCGGCATCACGGCCGGTGCCTCGGCGCCCGAGATCCTCGTCGATGAGATCATCCAGGCCTTCGCGGAACGCCACGACGTCAAGGTCGAGACGCTGTCGGCGGTCGATGAAAGCGTGTTCTTCCCGCTGCCGAGAGCGCTGCGGGACGACGCGGCCGCCTGA
- a CDS encoding RNase HI, with product MSGKVVIFTDGACSGNPGPGGYGAILIAGSHRKELKGGEADTTNNRMELMAAIAALEALTRPCAVELNTDSQYLRLGITQWLAGWKKNGWRTAARQPVKNEDLWRRLDQAAQRHRIDWHWVKGHAGHDENERADELAREGLNEARAA from the coding sequence ATGAGCGGCAAGGTCGTCATCTTCACGGACGGAGCCTGCTCGGGCAATCCAGGCCCTGGCGGCTACGGCGCCATCCTGATCGCCGGCAGCCACCGCAAGGAGCTCAAGGGCGGCGAGGCCGATACGACCAATAACCGCATGGAGCTGATGGCGGCGATCGCGGCGCTCGAGGCCCTCACCCGCCCTTGCGCGGTCGAGCTCAACACCGATTCGCAATATCTGCGGCTCGGCATCACCCAATGGCTCGCAGGCTGGAAGAAGAATGGCTGGCGCACGGCCGCGCGGCAGCCCGTCAAGAACGAGGATCTGTGGCGGCGCCTCGACCAGGCGGCGCAGCGCCACCGCATCGACTGGCACTGGGTGAAGGGCCATGCCGGCCATGACGAGAATGAGCGCGCCGACGAGCTGGCGCGCGAAGGTCTGAATGAGGCGCGAGCCGCATGA
- a CDS encoding flagellar biosynthesis protein FlhA encodes MAQTLVSGGVLAPVEAKSSRDIAFAVGIVFILSIFFLPIPAFMIDIGLALSIALSVLILMVSLWIEKPLDFSAFPTVLLVATMLRLALNIATTRVILSNGAEGVTAAGYIIGGFSKLVMSGDFVIGIIVFMILITVNFLVITKGATRIAEVGARFTLDAIPGKQMAIDADLNAGLINDKEAQRRRRELEEESAFFGSMDGASKFVRGDAIAGIIILAVNIFGGIIIGVTRHGMLLSSAADVFTKLSVGDGLVSQVPALIVSLAAGLLVSKGGTRGSANEAVLGQLGNYPRALFVAAFLMFLLALVPGLPLVPFALLGGLMAFIGYAIPKRLADQRAAEAVKVADAEQKAQKEQRESLKEQLRTIEVELVLGKQLATRVLASHGELAHRVAKMRRKFARQYGFVVPEIKLSDSLSVPPKSYQVKIHGTIVAAQEIRLGQLLVITGDGRKPDVPGDEVREPAFGMKAMWIAETFANEVKRDGFNVVDNMSALLTHLSEVIRSNLAQLLSYKDMRALLDRLEPEYKRLIDDMCPSQISYSGLQAVLKLLLAERVSIRNLHLILEAIAEIAPHVRRAEQVAEHVRMRIAPQICGDLADNGVLKVLRLGNRWDLAFHQAIKRDAKGDVEFDIDPRQVEQFGAEASAAVRERMDQGHAFVLVAAPDSRAYVRMIIERLFTTLPVLSHLEIARGVEIKPLGTIS; translated from the coding sequence ATGGCGCAAACACTCGTATCGGGCGGCGTTCTCGCCCCCGTCGAAGCGAAGAGCTCGCGCGACATCGCCTTCGCGGTCGGCATCGTCTTCATCCTCTCCATCTTCTTCCTGCCGATACCGGCCTTCATGATCGACATCGGCCTGGCGCTGTCGATCGCCTTGTCGGTGCTGATCCTGATGGTGTCGCTGTGGATCGAGAAGCCGCTCGACTTCTCCGCCTTTCCGACCGTGCTGCTGGTCGCCACCATGCTGCGGCTGGCGCTCAACATCGCGACCACGCGGGTGATCTTGTCGAACGGGGCCGAGGGGGTGACGGCCGCCGGCTACATCATCGGCGGTTTCTCGAAGCTCGTCATGAGCGGCGATTTCGTGATCGGCATCATCGTCTTCATGATCCTGATCACCGTCAACTTCCTGGTGATCACCAAAGGCGCGACCCGTATCGCCGAGGTCGGCGCCCGCTTCACCCTCGACGCCATACCGGGCAAGCAGATGGCCATCGATGCCGATCTCAATGCCGGCCTGATCAACGACAAGGAGGCGCAGCGCCGCCGCCGCGAGCTCGAGGAGGAAAGCGCCTTCTTCGGCTCGATGGACGGCGCCTCGAAATTCGTGCGCGGCGACGCCATCGCCGGCATCATCATCCTAGCGGTCAATATCTTCGGCGGCATCATCATCGGCGTCACGCGCCACGGCATGCTGCTTTCCAGCGCGGCCGATGTCTTCACCAAATTGTCGGTCGGCGACGGCCTCGTCTCGCAAGTGCCGGCGCTGATCGTCTCGCTCGCCGCGGGCCTCCTGGTGTCCAAGGGCGGCACGCGCGGCTCGGCCAACGAAGCGGTGCTGGGCCAGCTCGGCAACTATCCGCGCGCCCTGTTCGTGGCCGCCTTCCTGATGTTCCTCCTGGCGCTCGTGCCTGGCCTGCCGCTCGTGCCTTTCGCGCTCCTCGGCGGCCTGATGGCCTTCATCGGCTACGCCATTCCCAAGCGCCTCGCCGACCAGCGCGCCGCCGAGGCCGTCAAGGTGGCGGATGCCGAGCAGAAGGCGCAGAAGGAGCAAAGGGAATCGCTCAAGGAGCAGTTGCGCACGATCGAGGTCGAGCTCGTCCTCGGCAAGCAGCTCGCCACCAGGGTGCTCGCCTCGCATGGCGAGCTCGCCCACCGCGTCGCCAAGATGCGGCGCAAATTCGCGCGCCAATACGGCTTCGTGGTCCCCGAGATCAAGCTCTCCGACAGCCTCTCGGTCCCGCCGAAGAGTTACCAGGTGAAGATCCACGGCACGATCGTCGCCGCCCAGGAGATCCGCCTCGGCCAGCTCCTGGTCATCACTGGCGACGGGCGCAAGCCCGACGTGCCGGGCGACGAGGTGCGCGAGCCCGCTTTCGGGATGAAAGCGATGTGGATCGCCGAGACCTTCGCCAACGAAGTGAAGCGTGACGGCTTCAACGTCGTCGACAACATGTCGGCCTTGCTCACCCATCTCTCCGAGGTCATCCGCTCGAACCTCGCCCAGCTCCTCTCCTACAAGGATATGCGCGCCCTGCTCGACCGGCTCGAGCCCGAATATAAGCGCCTCATCGACGATATGTGCCCCTCGCAGATTTCCTATTCGGGCCTGCAGGCCGTGCTCAAGCTCCTGCTCGCCGAGCGCGTCTCGATCCGCAATCTGCATCTGATCCTGGAGGCGATCGCCGAGATCGCGCCGCATGTGCGACGCGCCGAGCAGGTGGCCGAGCATGTGCGCATGCGCATCGCCCCCCAGATCTGCGGCGATCTCGCCGATAACGGTGTGCTCAAGGTGCTGCGCCTCGGCAATCGCTGGGACCTCGCCTTCCATCAGGCGATCAAGCGCGACGCCAAGGGCGATGTCGAGTTCGACATCGACCCGCGCCAGGTGGAGCAATTCGGCGCCGAGGCCTCGGCCGCCGTGCGCGAGCGCATGGATCAGGGCCATGCCTTCGTGCTCGTCGCGGCACCGGATTCGCGCGCCTATGTGCGCATGATCATCGAGCGCCTGTTCACCACCTTGCCGGTTCTGTCGCATCTCGAGATCGCGCGCGGCGTCGAGATCAAGCCCCTGGGCACGATTTCGTGA
- a CDS encoding Rod binding protein, producing MAINPPSDIVLDVARAADPLKLQAAALKLTGAVDDDGNNFTSLVDGLDPSLASRPAVISTPGLIGLQSDFGPKGAQMERSPALSGPEMKPYRDFEALVLQTFVQNMLPKDAEGIFGHGTAGEMWKSILAEQLGKQIARAGGIGIAAQVSKAHPGAAASAGLDRAPLGLKSNLGLQSNLALMAPLAAHSDQPPPSVAPRTAEIAPLDISPRNLNPKNINPKGDVSAPATQIP from the coding sequence TTGGCCATCAACCCACCCTCAGATATCGTGCTCGACGTGGCCAGGGCCGCAGACCCCCTCAAGCTGCAGGCGGCAGCGCTGAAGCTGACGGGCGCCGTCGACGATGACGGCAACAACTTCACGAGCCTCGTCGACGGCCTCGATCCCTCCCTGGCGTCGCGCCCGGCCGTGATCTCGACGCCCGGCCTCATCGGCCTGCAGTCGGATTTCGGGCCGAAGGGGGCGCAAATGGAGAGGTCGCCCGCACTTTCCGGCCCGGAGATGAAGCCCTATCGGGATTTCGAGGCCCTGGTGCTGCAGACCTTCGTCCAGAACATGCTGCCCAAGGATGCCGAGGGCATTTTCGGCCATGGGACGGCCGGCGAGATGTGGAAGTCGATCCTCGCCGAGCAGCTCGGCAAGCAGATCGCCAGGGCCGGCGGCATCGGCATCGCGGCCCAGGTGTCCAAGGCGCATCCCGGGGCTGCTGCTTCGGCCGGCCTCGATCGCGCCCCCTTGGGTCTCAAGAGCAATCTGGGCCTGCAGAGCAATCTCGCCCTCATGGCGCCCTTGGCGGCCCATTCCGACCAGCCGCCGCCCTCGGTCGCACCCCGCACGGCCGAGATCGCGCCTCTCGATATCAGCCCCAGAAATCTCAACCCCAAAAATATCAACCCCAAGGGTGATGTCTCCGCACCCGCAACACAGATACCTTGA
- a CDS encoding homoserine kinase encodes MAVYTEVPDEELSAFVARFGIGDLLAAKGIAEGVENSNYFIHTSTGFFFLTLYEKRVHEADLPYFLGLMEYLSGKGLVCPRPVRDVRGEALGRLAGRPAAIVTFLDGISVRRPTVAHCRALGEALARLHQEGADFTIGRKNALSVEGWRPLFEAAAPRANGVMQGLAGEIEAALTELERDWPRDLPVGNIHADLFPDNVLFIGKELSGVIDFYFACTDAFAYDLAVCLNAWCFEPDCSFNRTKGQALLAGYRSLRPLAAAELEALPLLARGAALRFLLTRLVDWLNVPPGALVRPKDPIEYLRKLRFHARVAGAAEYGLVA; translated from the coding sequence ATGGCCGTCTATACCGAGGTCCCCGATGAGGAGCTCAGTGCGTTCGTCGCCCGTTTCGGCATCGGCGACCTCTTGGCCGCCAAGGGTATCGCCGAAGGCGTCGAGAATTCCAATTACTTCATCCATACGAGCACCGGCTTTTTCTTCCTGACGCTCTACGAGAAGCGGGTGCACGAGGCCGACCTGCCCTATTTCCTCGGCCTCATGGAGTATCTGTCGGGAAAAGGCCTCGTCTGTCCGCGCCCCGTGCGCGATGTGCGTGGCGAGGCGCTCGGCCGGCTCGCGGGACGCCCGGCCGCGATCGTGACCTTCCTCGACGGCATCTCGGTCAGGCGTCCGACGGTCGCCCATTGCCGGGCGCTGGGGGAGGCTCTGGCCCGCCTGCATCAAGAGGGCGCCGATTTCACGATCGGCCGCAAGAATGCGCTTTCCGTCGAGGGCTGGCGTCCGCTCTTCGAGGCGGCGGCGCCGCGCGCCAACGGCGTGATGCAAGGCCTCGCCGGCGAGATCGAGGCAGCGTTGACGGAGCTCGAACGCGATTGGCCGCGCGATCTGCCGGTCGGCAATATCCATGCCGATCTCTTTCCCGACAATGTCCTCTTCATCGGCAAGGAGCTGTCGGGGGTGATCGATTTCTACTTCGCCTGCACCGATGCGTTCGCCTATGACCTCGCGGTCTGCCTCAATGCCTGGTGCTTCGAACCGGATTGCTCCTTCAACCGCACCAAGGGCCAGGCGCTGCTCGCGGGCTATCGCAGCCTGCGCCCCCTCGCGGCGGCTGAGCTCGAGGCCTTGCCGCTGCTCGCTCGCGGTGCGGCCCTGCGCTTCCTGCTCACCCGCCTGGTCGATTGGCTCAACGTGCCGCCGGGCGCCTTGGTCAGGCCTAAGGATCCGATCGAATATCTGCGCAAGCTGCGCTTCCACGCGCGTGTCGCCGGCGCCGCCGAATACGGCCTCGTCGCATGA
- a CDS encoding flagellar basal-body rod modification protein FlgD: MQVTSTPPATGAGTPSSSPASSPTVNYNQFLQLLIAEMKHQDPTSPMDPTQSISQLASFSQVEQQVQTNSKLSAMLTSSALSQADSIIGHTLTSADGSVTGKVTSVTVTSSGSTASLVGGKTIALDSGVTIS; encoded by the coding sequence ATGCAAGTGACATCCACGCCTCCGGCGACCGGCGCAGGAACCCCGTCCTCCTCCCCGGCTTCCTCCCCGACGGTCAACTACAACCAGTTCCTGCAGCTCTTGATCGCCGAGATGAAGCACCAGGATCCGACCTCGCCGATGGACCCGACGCAGTCGATCTCGCAGCTCGCCTCGTTCTCGCAGGTCGAGCAGCAGGTGCAGACCAATTCGAAGCTCAGCGCCATGCTGACCTCGAGCGCGCTCTCGCAGGCGGATTCGATCATCGGCCATACGCTGACCTCGGCGGACGGCAGCGTGACCGGAAAGGTCACTTCGGTGACGGTCACCTCCAGCGGCAGCACGGCCTCGCTCGTCGGCGGCAAGACCATTGCGCTCGACAGCGGCGTGACGATCAGCTGA
- a CDS encoding farnesyl-diphosphate synthase yields the protein MTRPGTASFETHLAQVAGEVEQRLDSILSCKSADPTSQHDWPDRLRAAMRHAVLGGGKRLRPFLVIETARLLGRADHGPLIAGCALELVHCYSLVHDDLPAMDDDDLRRGRPTVHKAFDEATAILAGDALLTLAFEVMAGEEVDAGTGTRLALTAALARAAGAAGMVGGQMLDLAAESLVAQGLPPYAEAEIRRLQAMKTGALLAFAVEAGALLGRADAQAHRRLIAYGQALGAAFQIGDDILDVEATAEALGKATGKDAAKGKATLVAALGIARAKAERDRLAGLAIEALSAYGAEAELLREAARFTVERRS from the coding sequence ATGACCCGTCCGGGCACGGCTAGTTTCGAGACGCACCTGGCGCAAGTCGCAGGCGAGGTCGAGCAGCGCCTCGATTCCATCTTGTCGTGCAAGTCCGCCGATCCCACCAGCCAGCATGATTGGCCCGACCGGCTGCGCGCCGCCATGCGTCATGCGGTGCTGGGCGGCGGCAAGAGGCTGAGACCCTTCCTGGTGATCGAGACCGCGCGCCTCCTCGGGCGCGCCGATCACGGCCCGCTCATCGCCGGCTGCGCGCTCGAGCTCGTGCATTGCTATTCGCTGGTGCATGACGATTTGCCGGCAATGGATGATGATGATCTGCGCCGCGGCCGGCCGACGGTGCACAAGGCTTTCGACGAGGCGACCGCGATCCTGGCGGGCGATGCCTTGCTGACGCTCGCCTTCGAGGTCATGGCCGGCGAGGAAGTGGATGCCGGCACCGGGACCCGCCTCGCCCTCACGGCCGCCCTGGCGCGGGCCGCGGGCGCCGCAGGCATGGTCGGCGGCCAGATGCTCGATCTCGCGGCCGAGAGCCTCGTGGCGCAAGGCCTGCCCCCTTACGCCGAAGCCGAGATCCGGCGCCTGCAGGCGATGAAGACCGGCGCCCTCCTCGCCTTCGCGGTCGAGGCGGGCGCCTTGCTCGGGAGGGCGGACGCGCAGGCACATCGTCGGCTCATCGCTTATGGGCAGGCTCTCGGTGCCGCCTTCCAGATCGGCGACGACATCCTCGATGTCGAGGCGACCGCCGAGGCGCTCGGCAAGGCGACCGGCAAGGACGCCGCCAAGGGCAAGGCGACGCTGGTCGCGGCCCTCGGCATCGCGCGGGCCAAGGCCGAGCGTGATCGGCTCGCCGGCCTGGCGATCGAGGCGCTGTCCGCTTATGGCGCAGAGGCCGAGTTGTTGCGCGAGGCTGCCCGCTTCACGGTCGAGCGGCGCAGCTAA
- a CDS encoding putative efflux protein, MATE family, whose translation MTGADADAIEAEGNSAVAGAAVKYAPSPAAEPGRSQARFTQGSTMRHVLAMSLASGVGLIAIFLVDFLSLMYVSWLGSTEKTAAVNFASVVLFFLMSFNIALMIAISALASRALGAGDRAQARHFAGSGVVLGALIGLALTIAIMPFTDLILAVLGAKGETANIAHGYLLIVLASNPLLAVGMAYSAVLRASGDARRAMWVTLSGGIATAILDPILIFGFGLDVTGAAISVVLSRVIYVAVGYQGAVARHGLVARPNLAALMRDAGPLARVTLPAMLTNLATPATNAVLTHFMANYGVAAVAASGVIDRVVPLAFGGLFALSSSIGPVLGQNWGARLFPRMHRVLNDALICTLVYVAAMWVLLVLMREGIVATFHFSGQAAELTRFFCLVSGPGWAGIGLLFCANAAFNNLGFPLRATAINWGRATLGTVPFALIGAHYAGPLGVIAATLAAGSLFGIGAFIMAHGAVRTLAKRDAG comes from the coding sequence ATGACCGGCGCTGACGCAGACGCCATCGAAGCCGAAGGAAACAGCGCCGTGGCCGGAGCTGCGGTCAAATACGCGCCGTCGCCTGCCGCAGAGCCCGGCCGCTCGCAAGCGCGTTTCACGCAAGGCTCGACGATGCGCCATGTGCTGGCCATGTCGCTCGCGAGCGGTGTCGGGCTCATCGCCATCTTCCTCGTCGATTTCCTGTCGCTGATGTATGTGTCCTGGCTCGGCTCGACCGAGAAGACCGCGGCGGTCAATTTCGCGAGCGTCGTGCTGTTCTTCCTGATGTCGTTCAACATCGCGCTGATGATCGCCATCTCGGCGCTGGCGTCGCGGGCGCTCGGGGCCGGAGACCGGGCGCAGGCGCGCCATTTCGCAGGATCGGGCGTGGTGCTCGGGGCGCTGATCGGCCTCGCGCTCACCATTGCCATCATGCCGTTCACCGACCTGATCCTCGCCGTCCTCGGCGCCAAGGGGGAGACGGCGAATATCGCGCATGGCTATCTGCTGATCGTGCTCGCCAGCAATCCGCTGCTTGCCGTCGGCATGGCCTATTCGGCGGTGCTGCGCGCTTCGGGCGATGCGCGGCGCGCCATGTGGGTGACCTTGTCGGGGGGCATCGCCACCGCCATCCTCGACCCGATCCTGATCTTCGGCTTCGGTCTCGACGTGACGGGGGCGGCGATCTCCGTTGTGTTGTCGCGGGTGATCTACGTCGCGGTCGGCTATCAGGGAGCGGTGGCCAGGCATGGCCTCGTGGCGCGCCCGAACCTCGCCGCGCTCATGCGCGATGCCGGCCCGCTCGCCCGCGTCACCCTGCCCGCCATGCTGACCAATCTCGCGACGCCGGCCACCAATGCGGTGCTGACGCATTTCATGGCCAATTACGGGGTCGCGGCCGTGGCGGCGAGCGGCGTGATCGACCGCGTCGTGCCTCTCGCCTTCGGCGGGCTGTTCGCGCTCTCCAGCTCGATCGGCCCGGTGCTGGGGCAGAATTGGGGAGCGCGCCTGTTCCCGCGAATGCATCGCGTGCTGAACGACGCGCTCATCTGCACGCTCGTCTATGTGGCGGCCATGTGGGTGCTGCTCGTGCTGATGCGCGAGGGCATCGTGGCGACCTTTCATTTCAGCGGGCAGGCCGCCGAGCTCACGCGCTTCTTCTGCCTGGTGAGCGGCCCGGGCTGGGCCGGGATCGGCCTGTTGTTTTGCGCCAACGCCGCCTTCAACAATCTCGGCTTTCCGCTGCGCGCCACCGCGATCAATTGGGGTCGCGCCACGCTCGGCACCGTGCCCTTCGCGCTGATCGGGGCCCACTATGCGGGGCCGCTCGGCGTGATCGCCGCAACTTTGGCGGCGGGCTCGCTGTTCGGCATCGGCGCCTTCATCATGGCGCATGGCGCGGTGCGGACGCTGGCGAAGCGCGACGCGGGCTGA
- a CDS encoding flagellar biosynthetic protein FliQ, with amino-acid sequence MNEADALDIIHGAIWTIIIASGPAVGAAMVVGIIIALLQALTQIQEMTLTFVPKIIAIFVVLSLSATFIGAQIYSFTERVYSRIEKSF; translated from the coding sequence ATGAACGAGGCCGACGCCCTCGACATCATCCACGGGGCGATCTGGACCATCATCATCGCCTCGGGCCCCGCGGTCGGCGCCGCGATGGTGGTCGGCATCATCATCGCGCTGCTCCAGGCCCTGACGCAGATCCAGGAGATGACCCTCACCTTCGTGCCGAAGATCATCGCGATCTTCGTCGTGCTCAGCCTGTCGGCGACCTTCATTGGGGCGCAGATCTACTCCTTCACCGAGCGCGTCTATTCGCGCATCGAGAAGAGCTTCTGA
- a CDS encoding flagellar protein FlbT, with protein MHISLRSGEKIYLNGAVVRVDRKVSIELLNDVTFLLEAHVMQPQDTNTPLRQLYFVVQTMLIDPSGLERAREMFKNSIGLMIEAYDSPEIVAGLKAVEIFVEQDRRFEALKAIRSLFPAEAAILAESTAKSTAVAREQAA; from the coding sequence ATGCATATCTCCCTGCGCTCCGGCGAGAAGATCTATCTGAACGGCGCCGTGGTCCGCGTCGACCGGAAGGTCTCCATCGAGCTTCTCAACGACGTGACCTTCCTCCTCGAAGCCCATGTGATGCAGCCTCAGGATACCAACACGCCGCTGCGGCAACTCTATTTCGTCGTGCAGACGATGCTGATCGATCCCTCGGGCCTCGAGCGGGCCCGCGAGATGTTCAAGAATTCGATCGGGCTGATGATCGAGGCCTATGACAGCCCGGAGATCGTCGCCGGACTCAAGGCCGTCGAGATTTTCGTCGAGCAGGATCGCCGCTTCGAGGCGCTCAAAGCCATCCGCTCCCTGTTCCCGGCAGAGGCTGCCATCCTGGCCGAGAGCACGGCCAAGAGCACGGCCGTGGCGCGCGAGCAGGCGGCCTAA
- a CDS encoding flagellar protein FlaF has protein sequence MYQFSYAEIVEDTAQDCRDRERRAFERAISLLKLGKEKGVRSREAAEALLFLRRLWGALMDDLVSPENGLPQALRASLISIGLWVMKEADQIRLEQSENFDGLIEINQILRDGLN, from the coding sequence ATGTACCAGTTCTCATACGCAGAAATTGTCGAGGATACGGCTCAAGACTGTCGCGACCGGGAGCGGCGCGCCTTTGAGCGCGCCATTTCGCTGCTCAAGCTCGGGAAGGAAAAGGGAGTCCGTTCGCGCGAGGCCGCGGAGGCCCTGCTGTTCCTGAGGCGGCTATGGGGCGCGCTGATGGATGATCTCGTGAGCCCCGAAAACGGGCTGCCGCAAGCCCTGCGCGCCAGCCTGATCTCGATCGGGCTGTGGGTCATGAAGGAGGCGGATCAGATCCGGCTGGAGCAATCCGAGAACTTCGATGGGCTCATCGAAATCAACCAGATCTTGCGCGACGGCTTGAACTGA
- a CDS encoding Autoinducer synthase: MGALAVMPTPSFADSVLELVEKVDYRRADTPEEREEIYRLRYDAYRQEGAIEPSLSRSFSDHFDTVDNAYVFGVYYEGELASSIRLNISRPDSPEMPALGVFSDILLPEIEAGKTIIDPTRFVVEPVIARTVPKISYATVRLGWMACEYFNTDWVLATVRVEHQAFYKRMFGHKAMSEARDYPSLKKPISLMGLEYVAAKEKVHQRYPFFRSTYFERRMLFERGEPSRRGVLEPHMEVSA, from the coding sequence ATGGGTGCGTTGGCTGTCATGCCCACTCCGAGTTTTGCCGATAGCGTGCTCGAGCTCGTCGAAAAGGTCGATTACCGGCGCGCCGACACTCCCGAAGAGAGAGAAGAGATCTACCGGCTGCGCTACGACGCCTATCGGCAGGAGGGCGCCATCGAGCCTAGCCTCTCGCGCAGCTTCTCCGACCATTTCGACACCGTCGACAACGCCTATGTATTCGGCGTCTATTACGAGGGGGAGCTCGCGAGCTCGATCCGGCTCAATATCTCCAGGCCCGACTCGCCTGAGATGCCCGCTCTTGGCGTGTTCAGCGATATCCTCCTCCCCGAGATCGAAGCCGGCAAGACGATCATCGATCCGACCCGTTTCGTGGTCGAGCCGGTGATTGCCCGCACCGTCCCCAAGATCTCCTATGCGACGGTACGGCTGGGCTGGATGGCCTGCGAATATTTCAACACCGACTGGGTGCTGGCGACCGTCAGGGTGGAGCATCAGGCCTTCTACAAGCGCATGTTCGGCCACAAGGCGATGTCGGAAGCTCGCGACTATCCGAGCCTGAAGAAGCCGATCTCGCTGATGGGCCTCGAATACGTCGCCGCCAAGGAGAAGGTGCATCAGCGCTACCCGTTCTTCCGCTCCACCTATTTCGAGCGCCGGATGCTGTTCGAGCGTGGCGAGCCGTCGCGTCGCGGCGTGCTCGAGCCGCATATGGAAGTGAGCGCCTGA